From the Pangasianodon hypophthalmus isolate fPanHyp1 chromosome 17, fPanHyp1.pri, whole genome shotgun sequence genome, one window contains:
- the scaf4a gene encoding SR-related and CTD-associated factor 4, whose protein sequence is MPRAPQRLRSCLLTEGERRRTCWDGPLSHTTSFIWKFNEEKESRQRWNTMDAVNAFNHELFSLMDSKPPISRAKMISITKSAIKAIKLYKHVVQIVEKFIKKCKPEYKVPGLYVVDSIVRQSRHQFGADKDVFGPRFTKNITGTFENLCLCPTEDRSKIVRVLNLWQKNGVFKIEVIQPLLDMAAGSSSSGSVPGVDNGPAASPPSPAREAESHTAVSVNSAAPVPQLQNSDAFAAVAQLFQSSQGQQLQQMLQTFQQPGKPQSPALENNMMTHLQIQASAIQPPTGLAQGHPHTTQPAEKKATFDKKLLDRFDYDDEPEGGEETKRDEASSVQPAFGFGEGVQPPQQASAVFSQAPSQMQHFQQHMMGLSQEHQVPSPNGQSQAFNRLPPQSYPGMMPPGVGPAGFPGPFPPQNNAFPQLMAGQQHQEASGEMDTRQHQDGRRTRSRSGSRSPKRRRSRSGSRSRRFRHRRSRSRSRERRRHSPRSRSQERRERERERERRQKGLPPIKPDTLSVCSTTLWVGQLDKRTQQQDVACLLEEFGQIESINMIPPRGCAYIVMVHRQDAFRALQKLSRGTYKVNQKAIKIAWALNKGIKSEFKQYWDVELGVTYVPWSKVKMEDLDVFREGGMLDTDTLSPEWKGVQSELETADDAPQNGRSDVGQMDESPALLPVQATPVQPVGPSGPVGVPPPGFPAAMNIPPPSFPPGVPPPPGPFMRPGFNPMQIPPGFLPPGGMPPIGTGGPPLPTAGIGMPPVGSSVEDLSGDPVGMGSRINREGVDGFNTGPGNPVPPGPPPGMNMQNPPGLLGTRPGAMPLQRPPGMPPPPHLQRFPMPPPRPGMPPMPPQMMPPRGMPQMMHREPPPGSFGMPPPPSHAIRGPFPPPGPPFRGERNREQERYGGRRQFGGERSEGRERFGGWHEDPESRGGWDRAGSRRDWRRSPDGEREREREQGREEERGKRRDRERSTRWDRDDRLDKLEPNGHEMLRDSSSRERHSDSTNEMPHAKAEAPAPSKEGSAEVENQSQPAEQTKADQS, encoded by the exons ATGCCTCGCGCGCCGCAACGACTCCGCTCCTGTCTTCTTACTGAGGGCGAGAGGCGGCGGACATGTTGGGATGGCCCGTTAAGCCACACTACTTCATTTATTTGGAAATTTAACGAAGAGAAAGAAAGTCGGCAAAGGTGGAACACAATGGATGCAGTCAACGCTTTTAACCACGAG CTATTCTCCCTGATGGACTCAAAACCTCCAATCTCCAGGGCTAAGATGATCTCCATTACAAAATCTGCAATAAAAGCCATTAAA TTATACAAACATGTTGTCCAGATTGTTGAGAAATTTATCAAAAAG TGCAAGCCTGAGTATAAAGTACCAGGACTCTATGTTGTGGACTCCATCGTGCGACAGTCGCGTCATCAGTTTGGCGCAGACAAGGATGTGTTTGGTCCCCGGTTCACTAAGAACATCACTGGGActtttgagaacctgtgcttatGTCCCACAGAGGACAGG AGTAAGATTGTGCGCGTCTTGAACCTGTGGCAAAAGAACGGCGTGTTTAAGATTGAGGTGATCCAGCCTCTCCTGGACATGGCTGCCGGATCCAGCAGCTCAGGCTCAGTTCCAGGTGTGGACAATGGCCCAG CTGCATCTCCTCCCTCCCCAGCAAGGGAAGCTGAGAGCCACACAGCAGTGTCGGTTAACTCTGCAGCGCCTGTGCCACAGCTGCAGAACTCGGACGCCTTTGCTGCTGTAGCTCAGCTCTTCCAGTCCTCGCAAGGCCAACAG CTCCAGCAGATGCTCCAGACGTTCCAGCAGCCCGGGAAGCCCCAGTCTCCAGCGCTGGAGAATAACATGATGACCCATCTCCAGATACAAGCCTCAGCTATTCAGCCCCCCACGGGTTTGGCACAGGGCcacccacacaccacacagcctGCAGAGAAGAAAGCCACATTCGACAAG aaacTTCTTGATCGTTTTGATTATGATGATGAACcagaaggaggagaagagacCAAGAGGGATGAGGCATCCTCTGTCCAGCCTGCCTT TGGCTTTGGAGAAGGTGTCCAGCCGCCTCAGCAGGCTTCAGCAGTCTTCTCTCAAGCTCCCAGTCAGATGCAACACTTTCAGCAACACATGATGGGCCTGAGTCAAGAACACCAG GTTCCATCTCCAAATGGACAGTCTCAGGCTTTCAACCGATTGCCACCTCAATCCTACCCAGGGATGATGCCACCAGGTGTAGGTCCCGCTGGTTTCCCCGGACCCTTCCCCCCTCAAAACAATGCCTTTCCTCAGCTCATGGCTGGACAGCAGCATCAG GAGGCCTCTGGGGAGATGGACACAAGACAGCACCAAGATGGCAGGAGGACACGGTCTAGGTCTGGTTCAAG ATCTCCTAAAAGGAGGCGGTCACGGTCAGGTTCCCGTTCCAGACGTTTTCGACATCGACGGTCACGGTCTCGATCCAGAGAAAGGCGGCGCCACTCACCCCGCTCTCGCTCTCAGGAGAGGAGGGAACGGGAGAGGGAGCGAGAACGTAGACAGAAAGGCCTGCCTCCCATCAAACCTGACACTTTAAGTG TGTGCAGCACCACACTTTGGGTTGGCCAGCTGGACAAAAGGACGCAACAGCAGGATGTGGCATGTCTATTAGAGGAGTTTGGCCAGATAGAGTCCATAAAC ATGATTCCTCCTCGAGGTTGTGCATACATTGTCATGGTTCATCGTCAGGATGCTTTTCGGGCTCTCCAGAAACTTAGCAGAGGCACTTACAAAGTCAACCAAAAAGCCATAAAG ATTGCCTGGGCTCTAAACAAAGGGATTAAGTCAGAGTTCAAGCAGTATTGGGACGTAGAGCTTGGTGTCACCTATGTCCCCTGGTCCAAAGTCAAAATGGAAGATCTGGACGTTTTTAGAGAGGGGGGCATGCTGGATACAGATACACTCTCCCCAG AGTGGAAAGGGGTGCAGAGTGAACTGGAGACTGCGGACGACGCGCCTCAAAACGGCAGAAGTGACGTGGGCCAGATGGACGAGAGCCCGGCACTGCTCCCTGTGCAG GCTACTCCTGTCCAGCCAGTAGGGCCTTCTGGGCCAGTTGGGGTTCCACCCCCAGGTTTTCCTGCTGCCATGAATATCCCACCACCATCATTTCCACCAGGCGTTCCTCCTCCACCTGGACCTTTTATGAGGCCTGGGTTTAACCCCATGCAGATTCCTCCTG GATTTCTACCTCCGGGTGGCATGCCTCCTATTGGCACTGGGGGGCCTCCTCTTCCCACAGCGGGCATTGGCATGCCACCAG tTGGCAGCTCAGTTGAGGATTTGTCTGGTGATCCAGTAGGAATGGGCTCCAGGATCAATAGGGAAGGTGTAGACGGTTTCAATACTGGTCCAG GTAACCCGGTTCCACCAGGACCTCCACCTGGGATGAACATGCAAAATCCACCAGGGCTTTTAGGTACAAGACCAGGGGCGATGCCACTTCAGCGCCCCCCAGGAATGCCCCCACCACCTCACCTGCAGCGCTTCCCGATGCCCCCCCCACGGCCCGGCATGCCCCCCATGCCCCCCCAGATGATGCCCCCCAGGGGCATGCCACAGATGATGCACCGTGAGCCTCCACCAGGGAGTTTTGGCAtgcctcctcctccatcacacgCCATCCGAGGCCCTTTTCCCCCTCCAGGCCCTCCATTCAGGGGAGAGCGGAATAGAGAGCAGGAGCGCTATGGAGGGCGCAGGCAGTTTGGGGGTGAACGGTCAGAAGGACGTGAGCGCTTTGGTGGATGGCATGAAGATCCGGAGTCAAGGGGAGGCTGGGACAGAGCGGGGTCACGTAGAGACTGGAGGAGGAGtcctgatggagagagagaaagggagagggagcaagggagagaggaagaacgGGGCAAacgcagagacagagagagaagcacCCGCTGGGACAGGGACGACAGACTTGACAAACTTGAGCCTAATGGACACGAGATGCTCAGAGACTCGAGCAGCCGTGAGCGCCATAGTGATTCTACAAACGAAATGCCTCATGCCAAGGCAGAAGCTCCAGCTCCTTCCAAAGAAGGGAGTGCAGAGGTGGAAAATCAGAGCCAACCTGCAGAACAAACGAAGGCAGATCAATCCTAG